One window from the genome of Salvia splendens isolate huo1 chromosome 9, SspV2, whole genome shotgun sequence encodes:
- the LOC121747876 gene encoding pentatricopeptide repeat-containing protein At4g04370-like → MKKLKLSCLHPPTPSAPPLTAAGATTANPFNATITRLSAKSFHREVIATFSSMLESPNTNPDAFTYPSVLKACSSLGLFSLGLHLHQHITVNGFSSDAYISSSLINFYAKFNNINYAQKVFDRMPYRNIVPWTSIIWCYSHAGDIKDAFTLYNAMQYEGIAPSPVTILNLLSGALEIEHARVLHACIVKHGYSCDLALMNCLLSAYSKCGRVEDASELFELLDEKDIVSWNSLINAFTVVGNVTKVLYLFSQMRLNNLEPDQKTFGSLVSALARGGSLDVGRVAHGQIITSGFELDKHVGTSLVYFYFRCRNVDDAFQVFERAADKDVIFWTAMISGLVQNDSADYALRVFRKMLLVGMRPSSATMASVTAACALLDSINHGKSIHCYILRQQMAVDIALQNSLVSLYAKCSLLEQSFTVFSKMDERNVVSWNAVVAGYAQNGYLSEALFMFYEMRAANQQPDSITVVSLLQACASIGAYHQGKLIHNYVLRSCLGPCIRIGAALIDMYAKCGNLDCARKCFDIMPEHDSVSWTAIIAGYGSHGEGEAALKMFSEFLQSGRALNDVIFLSVLYACNHNGLVDSGMRYFESMIHNHKIEPKIEHLACIVDLLCRAGRVHDAYSFYRKMFSKPMIDVLGILLDACRNNDDEVLGHAIAEEISEFEHADAGKYVQLAQSFASMDRWDGVGEAWVQMKSHGLRKAPAWSIIELHGTITQFFMQHSSHPENDTIVFILRNLTDNMKRLALTSEYEDLSSYIEVI, encoded by the coding sequence ATGAAGAAGCTGAAACTGAGCTGCCTCCACCCTCCGACGCCATCAGCGCCACCCCTAACCGCTGCCGGAGCCACCACCGCAAATCCCTTCAATGCCACCATTACGCGCCTATCCGCCAAGAGCTTCCACCGCGAAGTCATCGCCACCTTCTCCTCCATGCTTGAATCCCCCAACACTAATCCAGACGCCTTCACTTACCCTTCCGTGCTCAAGGCATGCTCCTCGCTCGGCCTCTTCTCTCTCGGCCTCCATCTCCACCAACACATCACCGTCAATGGCTTCTCGTCCGATGCTTATATCTCCTCATCACTCATCAATTTCTACGCCAAATTCAACAACATTAATTATGCACAGAAGGTGTTTGATAGAATGCCTTACAGAAACATTGTCCCATGGACCAGCATTATTTGGTGTTATTCTCACGCCGGTGACATTAAAGATGCATTTACTTTATACAACGCTATGCAATATGAAGGTATCGCGCCTAGCCCGGTCACCATTTTGAATCTGCTCTCCGGGGCTTTAGAGATTGAACATGCCCGTGTTCTGCATGCCTGCATCGTCAAACATGGTTATAGTTGTGACTTGGCTTTGATGAATTGTTTATTGAGTGCTTATTCCAAGTGCGGAAGAGTTGAAGATGCTAGCGAGTTGTTTGAGTTGTTGGACGAAAAAGATATTGTTTCGTGGAATAGTTTGATTAATGCTTTTACTGTGGTAGGGAATGTTACAAAAGTCCTATATTTATTTTCCCAAATGAGGTTAAATAACTTAGAGCCGGATCAGAAGACCTTTGGATCATTGGTCTCTGCTTTGGCAAGAGGGGGCAGTCTTGATGTGGGAAGAGTTGCGCATGGTCAGATAATTACGTCTGGATTTGAATTAGACAAGCATGTCGGAACATCGcttgtatatttttatttcagaTGCAGGAACGTGGATGATGCATTTCAAGTTTTTGAGCGAGCAGCGGATAAAGATGTAATATTTTGGACGGCCATGATATCCGGGCTTGTACAGAATGATTCTGCAGATTATGCGTTAAGAGTGTTCCGAAAAATGTTGCTTGTAGGAATGAGGCCATCCTCTGCAACCATGGCTAGTGTTACTGCAGCTTGTGCATTACTGGATTCTATTAATCATGGAAAATCAATACATTGCTACATTTTACGGCAGCAAATGGCTGTGGATATTGCTCTACAGAATTCTCTTGTTAGTTTGTATGCAAAATGTAGCCTTTTAGAGCAGAGTTTTACTGTTTTTAGCAAAATGGATGAGAGGAATGTTGTCTCCTGGAATGCAGTTGTCGCTGGTTATGCACAAAACGGATATTTAAGTGAAGCattgtttatgttttatgagaTGAGAGCAGCTAACCAACAACCTGATTCTATAACTGTAGTTTCTCTTCTCCAAGCATGTGCTTCCATTGGGGCATATCATCAGGGGAAGTTGATTCACAACTATGTCCTCAGGAGTTGTCTTGGACCATGTATCCGGATAGGTGCAGCCTTAATTGATATGTATGCTAAATGTGGCAACCTAGATTGTGCTAGAAAATGTTTTGACATAATGCCAGAGCACGATAGTGTTTCCTGGACTGCTATTATTGCAGGATATGGTAGTCATGGTGAAGGGGAGGCTGCTTTGAAAATGTTCTCGGAGTTTTTGCAAAGTGGGCGTGCACTTAATGATGTCATCTTTTTATCTGTCCTCTATGCCTGCAATCATAACGGGCTGGTTGATAGCGGCATGAGATATTTTGAGTCAATGATACATAACCATAAGATCGAACCAAAGATTGAGCACCTTGCATGCATTGTTGATCTCCTCTGCCGAGCTGGCAGGGTACATGATGCATATAGCTTCTATAGGAAGATGTTTTCCAAACCCATGATTGATGTCCTAGGCATACTACTTGACGCTTGCCGGAATAATGATGATGAAGTGCTTGGGCATGCCATTGCTGAGGAAATTTCTGAATTTGAGCATGCAGATGCTGGTAAGTATGTGCAGTTGGCTCAAAGTTTTGCTTCAATGGACAGGTGGGATGGAGTGGGAGAAGCTTGGGTTCAAATGAAATCTCATGGTCTAAGGAAAGCTCCGGCATGGAGTATCATTGAATTGCATGGTACAATCACCCAATTTTTCATGCAACATAGCTCTCATCCAGAAAATGACACAATTGTCTTTATATTGAGAAATCTGACTGATAATATGAAGAGACTGGCATTAACTTCAGAATATGAAGATCTCTCTTCGTATATTGAGGTCATTTGA
- the LOC121747877 gene encoding WD repeat-containing protein 44-like isoform X2 codes for MDSCSDEGEESLFFDALEHIVQEPDVLSNISSSEHQEYELWTSIPLSVRDRRSKFIRWMLDPDASEGENSVDACEIGNGGDICGIGEDVEAVLGPSGVEDNSSSSVCSLSSWNADDLDMPCRVGSNDVNRTSNGGTEFRVRQNVRLGEVWAGGLDQFKSSGKFESQSPPLVQKLAKEGNCDAPTFIDRLRNRWLSRLRSMSCMMSVSVKDSQAQGKKNCRVKVQHSRKKLKELSGLFTGQDIQAHQGSILAMKFSLDGQYLASAGEDKIVRIWQVVEDDRPATVEIPDADPSCVYFSVNHLSELAPRIAEKDRFGKSIGLRQTSDSACIVFPQKGFRISEEPLHVFSGHSGEILDISWSNNNCLLSSSVDKTVRLWKVGVDHCLKVFNHTDYVTCIQFNPVNDNLFISGSIDGKVRMWSISGSKVIDWAETKDIVTAVSYRPDAKGGIIGCITGTCHLFNISDNLFQLEGQMCLAGKKKSSCKRIIDFQFLPQNPTKFLVTSADSHVRIVDGALNVIEKYKGLRNAGNQLSALFTPSGKHIVSACEDSNIYIWSYNGDGDSAFSQPKLVRSFECFSADASVAITWPGMKSNSHLDSSVNPLPFFSSNGFSLSQEFPIDSKGSATWPEEKLPTPSPLPIRYSMSKSEYKLFRTSFQSLSTSHAWGMVIVTAAWDGRIRSFHNYGLPVQL; via the exons ATGGATAGCTGCAGCGACGAGGGTGAAGAGTCACTGTTTTTTGACGCCCTCGAGCACATTGTGCAAGAGCCTGATGTGCTTTCTAATATCTCATCATCTGAACATCAGgaatatgagttgtggactagcATTCCTCTGAGTGTTAGGGATCGCCGTAGCAAATTCATTAGATGGATGTTGGACCCCGATGCATCTGAAGGGGAAAATTCCGTGGATGCCTGTGAAATCGGCAACGGTGGCGATATTTGCGGAATTGGGGAGGACGTCGAGGCTGTGTTGGGACCTTCAGGTGTAGAAGATAATTCCTCTTCTAGTGTCTGTTCGTTGTCTAGTTGGAATGCTGATGATTTGGATATGCCTTGTCGAGTCGGTTCAAATGATGTCAATAGGACTAGTAATGGTGGAACTGAATTTAGGGTGAGGCAAAATGTCAGGCTAGGAGAGGTTTGGGCTGGTGGGTTGGACCAGTTTAAATCTTCTGGAAAATTTGAGTCTCAATCCCCTCCCTTGGTTCAGAAACTTGCGAAGGAGGGTAATTGTGATGCACCTACATTCATTGATAGATTGAGGAATAGGTGGTTGAGTAGATTGCGCTCCATGAGTTGTATGATGAGTGTGAGTGTTAAAGATAGCCAAGCTCAGGGGAAAAAGAACTGTAGGGTCAAGGTTCAACATAGTCGGAAAAAGCTAAAAGAACTCTCAGGACTCTTCACAGGACAAGATATTCAAGCCCATCAGGGTTCAATATTGGCGATGAAATTCAGCCTTGATGGGCAGTACCTAGCAAGTGCCGGTGAAGACAAGATTGTGAGAATATGGCAAGTGGTGGAAGATGATAGACCAGCAACAGTTGAAATACCGGATGCGGATCCTTCGTGTGTGTACTTCTCAGTGAACCATCTTTCTGAATTAGCACCTCGCATAGCAGAAAAAGACAGATTTGGTAAATCTATTGGGCTGAGACAGACATCAGACTCGGCCTGCATTGTCTTCCCTCAAAAGGGTTTTCGTATTTCAGAGGAGCCGTTGCATGTTTTCAGTGGACACAGCGGGGAGATCTTGGATATTTCATGGTCAAACAATAAT TGCCTGCTTTCATCATCGGTTGATAAAACTGTTCGGTTGTGGAAGGTCGGGGTCGATCATTGTCTCAAGGTCTTCAACCATACAGATTACG TGACCTGCATTCAGTTTAACCCTGTCAATGACAATCTCTTCATCAGTGGTTCAATAGATGGGAAGGTCCGAATGTGGAGTATCAGCGGCTCTAAAGTTATTGACTGGGCAGAAACGAAGGACATAGTTACTGCTGTTTCGTATCGCCCTGATGCAAAG GGAGGGATTATTGGTTGTATTACGGGGACCTGTCACCTCTTCAATATATCTG ATAATCTCTTCCAGTTGGAGGGACAGATGTGTTTAGCCGGTAAGAAAAAGTCGTCGTGCAAAAGGATAATTGACTTTCAG TTCTTACCACAAAACCCAACGAAATTCTTGGTTACTTCTGCTGATTCACACGTCAGAATTGTTGATGGAGCGTTAAATGTGATAGAAAAATACAAAG GCCTCCGCAATGCAGGGAACCAGCTTTCTGCCTTGTTTACTCCAAGTGGAAAGCATATTGTATCAGCCTGCGAGGattcaaatatttatatttggAGCTACAATGGGGATGGAGATTCGGCTTTCTCACAACCAAAACTTGTTAGGTCATTTGAATGCTTCTCCGCTGATGCCTCCGTTGCTATCACGTGGCCTGGCATGAAATCTAATTCGCACCTTGACAGCTCAGTTAATCCGTTGCCATTCTTTTCATCCAATGGCTTCTCACTAAGCCAAGAGTTTCCCATCGACTCCAAGGGCTCAGCAACATGGCCCGAGGAAAAGCTTCCCACGCCAAGTCCTCTACCCATAAGATATTCCATGAGCAAGTCTGAGTACAAGCTTTTCAGGACTTCTTTCCAGAGTTTGTCGACTTCTCATGCTTGGGGCATGGTTATCGTCACCGCCGCATGGGATGGACGGATTAGGTCATTCCACAATTATGGTCTGCCAGTACAACTTTAA
- the LOC121747877 gene encoding WD repeat-containing protein 44-like isoform X1, with protein sequence MDSCSDEGEESLFFDALEHIVQEPDVLSNISSSEHQEYELWTSIPLSVRDRRSKFIRWMLDPDASEGENSVDACEIGNGGDICGIGEDVEAVLGPSGVEDNSSSSVCSLSSWNADDLDMPCRVGSNDVNRTSNGGTEFRVRQNVRLGEVWAGGLDQFKSSGKFESQSPPLVQKLAKEGNCDAPTFIDRLRNRWLSRLRSMSCMMSVSVKDSQAQGKKNCRVKVQHSRKKLKELSGLFTGQDIQAHQGSILAMKFSLDGQYLASAGEDKIVRIWQVVEDDRPATVEIPDADPSCVYFSVNHLSELAPRIAEKDRFGKSIGLRQTSDSACIVFPQKGFRISEEPLHVFSGHSGEILDISWSNNNCLLSSSVDKTVRLWKVGVDHCLKVFNHTDYVTCIQFNPVNDNLFISGSIDGKVRMWSISGSKVIDWAETKDIVTAVSYRPDAKGGIIGCITGTCHLFNISDNLFQLEGQMCLAGKKKSSCKRIIDFQSFTTMQFLPQNPTKFLVTSADSHVRIVDGALNVIEKYKGLRNAGNQLSALFTPSGKHIVSACEDSNIYIWSYNGDGDSAFSQPKLVRSFECFSADASVAITWPGMKSNSHLDSSVNPLPFFSSNGFSLSQEFPIDSKGSATWPEEKLPTPSPLPIRYSMSKSEYKLFRTSFQSLSTSHAWGMVIVTAAWDGRIRSFHNYGLPVQL encoded by the exons ATGGATAGCTGCAGCGACGAGGGTGAAGAGTCACTGTTTTTTGACGCCCTCGAGCACATTGTGCAAGAGCCTGATGTGCTTTCTAATATCTCATCATCTGAACATCAGgaatatgagttgtggactagcATTCCTCTGAGTGTTAGGGATCGCCGTAGCAAATTCATTAGATGGATGTTGGACCCCGATGCATCTGAAGGGGAAAATTCCGTGGATGCCTGTGAAATCGGCAACGGTGGCGATATTTGCGGAATTGGGGAGGACGTCGAGGCTGTGTTGGGACCTTCAGGTGTAGAAGATAATTCCTCTTCTAGTGTCTGTTCGTTGTCTAGTTGGAATGCTGATGATTTGGATATGCCTTGTCGAGTCGGTTCAAATGATGTCAATAGGACTAGTAATGGTGGAACTGAATTTAGGGTGAGGCAAAATGTCAGGCTAGGAGAGGTTTGGGCTGGTGGGTTGGACCAGTTTAAATCTTCTGGAAAATTTGAGTCTCAATCCCCTCCCTTGGTTCAGAAACTTGCGAAGGAGGGTAATTGTGATGCACCTACATTCATTGATAGATTGAGGAATAGGTGGTTGAGTAGATTGCGCTCCATGAGTTGTATGATGAGTGTGAGTGTTAAAGATAGCCAAGCTCAGGGGAAAAAGAACTGTAGGGTCAAGGTTCAACATAGTCGGAAAAAGCTAAAAGAACTCTCAGGACTCTTCACAGGACAAGATATTCAAGCCCATCAGGGTTCAATATTGGCGATGAAATTCAGCCTTGATGGGCAGTACCTAGCAAGTGCCGGTGAAGACAAGATTGTGAGAATATGGCAAGTGGTGGAAGATGATAGACCAGCAACAGTTGAAATACCGGATGCGGATCCTTCGTGTGTGTACTTCTCAGTGAACCATCTTTCTGAATTAGCACCTCGCATAGCAGAAAAAGACAGATTTGGTAAATCTATTGGGCTGAGACAGACATCAGACTCGGCCTGCATTGTCTTCCCTCAAAAGGGTTTTCGTATTTCAGAGGAGCCGTTGCATGTTTTCAGTGGACACAGCGGGGAGATCTTGGATATTTCATGGTCAAACAATAAT TGCCTGCTTTCATCATCGGTTGATAAAACTGTTCGGTTGTGGAAGGTCGGGGTCGATCATTGTCTCAAGGTCTTCAACCATACAGATTACG TGACCTGCATTCAGTTTAACCCTGTCAATGACAATCTCTTCATCAGTGGTTCAATAGATGGGAAGGTCCGAATGTGGAGTATCAGCGGCTCTAAAGTTATTGACTGGGCAGAAACGAAGGACATAGTTACTGCTGTTTCGTATCGCCCTGATGCAAAG GGAGGGATTATTGGTTGTATTACGGGGACCTGTCACCTCTTCAATATATCTG ATAATCTCTTCCAGTTGGAGGGACAGATGTGTTTAGCCGGTAAGAAAAAGTCGTCGTGCAAAAGGATAATTGACTTTCAG tcATTTACAACGATGCAGTTCTTACCACAAAACCCAACGAAATTCTTGGTTACTTCTGCTGATTCACACGTCAGAATTGTTGATGGAGCGTTAAATGTGATAGAAAAATACAAAG GCCTCCGCAATGCAGGGAACCAGCTTTCTGCCTTGTTTACTCCAAGTGGAAAGCATATTGTATCAGCCTGCGAGGattcaaatatttatatttggAGCTACAATGGGGATGGAGATTCGGCTTTCTCACAACCAAAACTTGTTAGGTCATTTGAATGCTTCTCCGCTGATGCCTCCGTTGCTATCACGTGGCCTGGCATGAAATCTAATTCGCACCTTGACAGCTCAGTTAATCCGTTGCCATTCTTTTCATCCAATGGCTTCTCACTAAGCCAAGAGTTTCCCATCGACTCCAAGGGCTCAGCAACATGGCCCGAGGAAAAGCTTCCCACGCCAAGTCCTCTACCCATAAGATATTCCATGAGCAAGTCTGAGTACAAGCTTTTCAGGACTTCTTTCCAGAGTTTGTCGACTTCTCATGCTTGGGGCATGGTTATCGTCACCGCCGCATGGGATGGACGGATTAGGTCATTCCACAATTATGGTCTGCCAGTACAACTTTAA